The following are from one region of the Hemitrygon akajei chromosome 31, sHemAka1.3, whole genome shotgun sequence genome:
- the LOC140719231 gene encoding histone H1.0-A-like, whose product MTENSAPVAPKGKRSKTVKKSLDHPKYTEMITAAIKALNSRGGVSRQAIQAYIKKEYNVGDSADIQVKLGLKRLLMSRVIKHIKGTGASGSFRLAKADEPKKAAKKVAKTVKKSASPRKAAATKKAVKAAPKAKKTKAGKKKPKTPKKKPATPKKTKKIKPVKAKVKKAPKRKAPAKKSKK is encoded by the coding sequence ATGACTGAGAACTCAGCTCCAGTGGCGCCCAAAGGCAAGAGGTCCAAGACTGTCAAGAAGTCATTGGACCACCCCAAGTACACTGAGATGATCACAGCTGCCATCAAAGCTTTGAACAGCCGTGGTGGTGTCTCCAGGCAAGCCATCCAGGCCTACATCAAGAAAGAGTACAACGTGGGCGACAGCGCAGACATTCAGGTGAAACTGGGGCTGAAGAGGCTGCTGATGAGCAGGGTCATCAAGCACATCAAGGGCACGGGGGCCTCCGGCTCCTTCCGGCTGGCCAAGGCGGACGAGCCCAAGAAGGCGGCCAAGAAGGTGGCCAAGACCGTCAAGAAGAGCGCCTCGCCCAGAAAGGCGGCGGCGACCAAGAAGGCGGTGAAGGCTGCACCGAAGGCGAAGAAGACCAAGGCCGGGAAGAAGAAGCCCAAGACGCCAAAGAAGAAGCCGGCCACGCCCAAAAAGACAAAGAAGATCAAGCCGGTCAAGGCCAAGGTGAAGAAAGCCCCAAAACGCAAGGCGCCCGCAAAGAAATCCAAGAAGTGA